The Rhododendron vialii isolate Sample 1 chromosome 6a, ASM3025357v1 genome includes a window with the following:
- the LOC131331295 gene encoding urease accessory protein D-like, with protein sequence METGKVVVERIGGKSTITRYYSKYPLKFIIPTKVGSSQTDVVWIYSLTYGGGIVSIYSISSDLTIGDGGTTVLTTQASTNVYKSLQSKFCEQVLEVSIP encoded by the exons atggaaacGGGGAAGGTGGTAGTGGAAAGAATTGGAGGGAAGTCAACGATCACCCGATACTACTCCAAATATCCTCTCAAATTCATTATCCCAACAAAG GTGGGTAGCTCCCAAACTGATGTTGTTTGGATTTACTCTCTCACCTATGGTGGTGGCATTGTCTCCATAT ATTCAATCTCAAGTGATTTAACAATTGGAGATGGTGGCACCACTGTTTTGACCACCCAGGCTTCCACGAAT GTCTACAAGTCTCTGCAATCTAAGTTCTGTGAACAAGTATTGGAGGTATCCATTCCTTAA
- the LOC131331293 gene encoding urease accessory protein D, whose amino-acid sequence METGKVVVERIGGKSTVTRCFSKYPLKFIIPTKVGSSQTDVVWIYSLTYGGGVVSGDSISCDLTIGDGCTTVLTTQASTKVYKSLQSKCCEQVLEARIGSGALLAVIPDPVTCFSTAKYSQKQVFRVSADSNLLIVDWITSGRHESGERWDFELYKSTNHIFLEGDQPLFLDAILLEQGSITTIAKRMQDYQVLAMVILLGPKMQHVQNQVQQYVKNLMSEQLHMPSTALRPYGKINADQRLTKPAFIASCSVFGPKGVGVVVRIAAMTTESVYRFLQHQLLSLEPLLGVSPYRSS is encoded by the exons ATGGAAACGGGGAAGGTGGTAGTGGAAAGAATTGGAGGGAAGTCAACGGTCACCCGATGCTTCTCCAAATATCCTCTCAAATTCATTATCCCAACAAAG GTGGGTAGCTCCCAAACTGATGTTGTTTGGATTTACTCTCTCACCTATGGTGGTGGCGTTGTCTCC GGAGATTCAATCTCATGTGATTTAACGATTGGAGATGGTTGCACCACTGTTTTGACCACCCAGGCTTCCACGAAG GTCTACAAGTCTCTGCAATCTAAGTGTTGTGAACAAGTATTGGAG GCAAGAATTGGAAGTGGTGCTCTCTTGGCTGTGATTCCAGATCCGGTGACGTGTTTCTCCACTGCAAAGTACTCCCAAAAGCAAGTCTTCAGGGTGTCAGCTGACTCAAACTTGCTTATTGTTGATTGGATCACTAGTGGCCGTCATGAGAGCGGAGAAAGATGGGATTTTGAGCTCTACAAAAGCACCAACCACATCTTCTTAGAAGGTGACCAACCTTTGTTTCTTGATGCG ATATTGCTGGAGCAAGGAAGCATAACTACTATTGCTAAACGCATGCAAGACTATCAAGTTCTTGCTATGGTCATACTCTTGGG GCCAAAAATGCAACACGTTCAAAACCAAGTTCAACAATATGTAAAGAACTTGATGTCAGAGCAGTTGCATATGCCTTCCACTGCGTTGAGACCCTACGGGAAAATAAATGCCGATCAGCGCTTGACTAAACCGGCGTTTATTGCTTCTTGCAGTGTCTTTGGTCCTAAG GGGGTAGGTGTTGTTGTTCGAATAGCTGCCATGACTACCGAATCCGTTTACAGGTTCCTACAGCATCAATTGCTTAGCTTAGAGCCATTGCTTGGGGTATCGCCATATCGGTCATCTTGA